Genomic DNA from Pseudomonas fitomaticsae:
CTCCAGTGCCGCAAAGGCTTCGGTCGGCGTGGCGACACCCGGCGACAGATACAGCCCGGCTGCTTTCGCTGCCCGCAATACCTTGGCGTCGCTGTGGGGCATGACGATCACTTGGCCGCCGGCCTCCTTCACCAATTCCACTTGTGCCGGGGTCAGCACCGTGCCGGCACCGATCAGGCAATCGGCGGGCAAAGTCTTACGCAGGATGCGAATACTTTCGTACGGTGCGGGGGAATTGAGCGGTACTTCGATGACGCGAAATCCGGCCGCATACAGGACTTCTCCGACAGCGGCGGCTTCCTGCGGATGCAGGCCGCGCAGGATCGCGATCAGACCGTTTTGCGCCAGTGCTTGCTTGAGCATGTCAGGCCTCCAGTCAGGGTTAACGGGATGAGGAATCGATCAGTCCGGCGGCGAGCGCCAGTTGCCACAGACCACGCTCGGTGGCTTGCTCGGCCAGGGTCACTCGGGCGAAACCGCAGGCGTCGAGGGCCCGGCTGTAGCGGGCGCACAACTGCGCGTTGCCGATGAGGATGATCGAAGGAAGATGTGTGCTGTTGCGCCGGCGTTGTTGCACGGCGGCCAGCGCTGTCAACTCGTGGCCGATCAGCAGGCCGGACAGATAGTCCGGTTG
This window encodes:
- a CDS encoding 2-dehydro-3-deoxy-6-phosphogalactonate aldolase, whose product is MLKQALAQNGLIAILRGLHPQEAAAVGEVLYAAGFRVIEVPLNSPAPYESIRILRKTLPADCLIGAGTVLTPAQVELVKEAGGQVIVMPHSDAKVLRAAKAAGLYLSPGVATPTEAFAALEEGADILKLFPAEQMGPAVVKAWLAVLPVGTILAPVGGITPDNMQAFIDAGVKGFGLGSGLFKPGMTTEQVAANAKAYVAAWKALR